In a genomic window of Clavelina lepadiformis chromosome 7, kaClaLepa1.1, whole genome shotgun sequence:
- the LOC143465704 gene encoding uncharacterized protein LOC143465704 isoform X1, with the protein MSMPEEPSLSEDKSKPVQADGDGNILSGGRGEQPGTSRAGEMQAGIPVVTAEGGSRNSQTMGSAESSQGVVNTMRPDLIELASKVAESRVGPVTIINAPRIYHHDGRQYQDNREYKQTDISDSDDQSKLTEPKQPAAVPTEHTGSPHASSIETGQAITAGEQAIKALKDYKKKYEDEEDVHFEVSFKNVNPSPIPRVYPRLVKEDIYTMQSSMLDIYVPSKKKVQQQQKDFNLGQEIFFNKLIEERKEHRFILVVGNPGSGKTVAYKRLSKQCDKFPHHICLNTRFIDIDYGDDDKLSLRELLIDRPYSELPKVTRNLIWDWVLANQDKCMLLIDALDQVNWNLPPTLPKFDLEQKMSACGLVASVWNGNFLKDVFVVATSRPHAALSIPKAMRPNATYYLQDLLPEDAKMLFRCYIKAKDDNLWNKIKSDAPQLHSFCLSPLILQFVARACITESGIPVAGLISITRVYITALSDLQHCSNFRQRGLRQNMQRMAKVAFDATRDSTVVISERRLVQEGLDVDTVQDLVIVFHNRKGASAKIMKGERKLHFTHQTVQECFAALHILQGMSVIEFQDFAESIFFLDHWSMVRQFTCGVMLDIALKKDDEDLEWIYENDEDLQITADLEKKSRILTEALESQLKYFTPLETWREDDKHRYMSLLSDIAECNNNQLTRKAIEKFPQELDLQSMPLNSTTTALLCKVLSRQKKTLNKVYLIGCLSAPDDTQQVISAIMKMPGRIRVLWLGGSILSELPPISFFAKIKEELWMWNCFAAPDDGTRKKKRHVNKDESSQIQEMLNQLNNPLLEVYLGFDDDNVPIILRSQT; encoded by the exons ATGTCAATGCCAGAAGAACCGAGTTTGTCTGAAGATAAATCTAAACCTGTACAAGCTGATGGCgatggaaatattttatcagGTGGAAGAGGGGAACAACCGGGAACATCACGTGCTGGTGAGATGCAAGCAGGAATCCCTGTTG TAACTGCAGAAGGAGGAAGTAGGAACTCGCAAACAATGGGAAGTGCTGAATCCTCTCAGGGTGTTGTTAATACAATGCGTCCAGACTTGATTGAGCTTGCAAGCAAAGTAGCTGAAAGCagagttg GACCAGTTACGATAATCAATGCTCCTCGAATTTATCATCACGATGGAAGACAATACCAAGACAACAGAGAATATAAGCAGACGGACATCAGTGATTCAGATG ACCAATCTAAATTGACAGAGCCAAAACAACCAGCTGCAGTTCCAACTGAACACACGGGATCACCCCACGCCAGTTCAATAGAAACTGGTCAGGCCATAACCGCAG GTGAACAAGCCATCAAAGCTCTTAAAGATTACAAAAAGAAGTATGAGGATGAAGAGGATGTTCACTTCGAAGTGtcctttaaaaatgttaatccTTCCCCGATTCCCAGAGTATATCCCCGGTTGGTGAAGGAGGACATTTATACGATGCAGAGCTCTATGTTGGATATTTATGTTCCGTCAAAAAAGAAAGTCCAGCAGCAGCAGAAAGATTTCAATCTAGGCcaggaaatatttttcaacaaacttattgaagaaagaaaagaacaTCGGTTTATTCTGGTGGTGGGGAATCCCGGATCTGGAAAGACGGTTGCCTACAAACGTTTGTCCAAACAATGTGATAAATTTCCACATCACATCTGCCTGAATACTAGATTTATTGACATTGACTATGGTGATGATGATAAACTCTCACTTCGTGAACTTCTCATAGACCGACCATATTCAGAACTTCCTAAAGTAACCAGGAATTTGATCTGGGATTGGGTCCTTGCAAATCAAGATAAGTGCATGCTGCTGATCGATGCACTCGACCAGGTAAACTGGAATCTGCCTCCAACGCTTCCAAAGTTTGATCTTGAGCAAAAAATGAGTGCATGTGGACTGGTTGCGAGTGTGTGGAATGGAAACTTTTTGAaagatgtttttgttgttgccaCTTCACGGCCTCACGCAGCTCTTTCCATCCCCAAAGCAATGCGACCAAACGCCACATATTATCTTCAAGATTTGCTTCCTGAAGATGCAAAGATGCTATTTCGCTGTTACATTAAAGCAAAAGATGACAATCTATGGAATAAAATCAAGTCAGATGCCCCTCAACTGCACAGCTTCTGCCTCAGTCCACTCATTCTCCAATTTGTGGCAAGAGCATGCATTACTGAGTCTGGGATCCCTGTTGCGGGTCTGATTTCGATCACTAGAGTTTACATCACTGCTCTGTCCGACCTCCAGCACTGCAGCAATTTCAGACAACGAGGTTTGAGACAAAACATGCAACGAATGGCTAAAGTGGCGTTTGATGCGACAAGAGATTCGACCGTGGTGATTAGTGAACGAAGGCTTGTACAGGAAGGGTTAGACGTAGACACTGTGCAGGATCTAGTGATTGTGTTTCACAACCGCAAAGGTGCAAGCGCGAAGATTATGAAAGGAGAAAGGAAGTTGCATTTCACCCATCAGACCGTACAGGAGTGTTTCGCCGCTCTTCACATCTTGCAGGGCATGAGTGTCATCGAATTCCAAGATTTTGCCGaaagtatttttttcttgGATCATTGGTCGATGGTGAGACAGTTCACGTGCGGGGTCATGCTGGACATCGCTTTGAAAAAAG ATGATGAAGATTTGGAATGGATTTACGAAAATGATGAAGATCTTCAAATTACTGCAG ATTTGGAGAAAAAGAGCAGAATATTGACTGAAGCACTAGAGTCACAACTGAAGTATTTCACTCCATTAGAGACGTGGAGAGAAG aCGACAAGCACAGATATATGTCGCTCTTGTCTGACATAGCTGAGTGCAACAACAATCAATTGACTAGAAAAGCGATTGAAAAATTTCCCCAAGAATTGGACCTGCAGTCGATGCCTTTGAATTCTACCACTACCGCCCTCTTGTGTAAAGTTTTATCTCGGCAGAAGAAAACGTTAAACAAGGTTTATTTGATCGGTTGTCTCTCTGCACCTGATGATACGCAACAAGTGATTTCTGCAATTATGAAAATGCCTGGAAGG ATTCGAGTGCTGTGGCTTGGTGGCAGTATTCTTTCAGAGCTTCCTCCAATTTCATTCTTTGCAAAAATCAAAGAGGAACTTTGGATGTGGAATTGTTTCGCTGCACCTGATGATGGAACAAGGAAAAAAAAGCGACATGTAAACAAAGATGAATCATCTCAAATTCAAGAGATGTTAAATCAGTTGAATAATCCG CTATTAGAGGTCTACCTTGGCTTTGACGACGATAACGTTCCAATTATACTCCGATCACAGACGTAA
- the LOC143465704 gene encoding uncharacterized protein LOC143465704 isoform X2, producing the protein MSMPEEPSLSEDKSKPVQADGDGNILSGGRGEQPGTSRADPVTAEGGSRNSQTMGSAESSQGVVNTMRPDLIELASKVAESRVGPVTIINAPRIYHHDGRQYQDNREYKQTDISDSDDQSKLTEPKQPAAVPTEHTGSPHASSIETGQAITAGEQAIKALKDYKKKYEDEEDVHFEVSFKNVNPSPIPRVYPRLVKEDIYTMQSSMLDIYVPSKKKVQQQQKDFNLGQEIFFNKLIEERKEHRFILVVGNPGSGKTVAYKRLSKQCDKFPHHICLNTRFIDIDYGDDDKLSLRELLIDRPYSELPKVTRNLIWDWVLANQDKCMLLIDALDQVNWNLPPTLPKFDLEQKMSACGLVASVWNGNFLKDVFVVATSRPHAALSIPKAMRPNATYYLQDLLPEDAKMLFRCYIKAKDDNLWNKIKSDAPQLHSFCLSPLILQFVARACITESGIPVAGLISITRVYITALSDLQHCSNFRQRGLRQNMQRMAKVAFDATRDSTVVISERRLVQEGLDVDTVQDLVIVFHNRKGASAKIMKGERKLHFTHQTVQECFAALHILQGMSVIEFQDFAESIFFLDHWSMVRQFTCGVMLDIALKKDDEDLEWIYENDEDLQITADLEKKSRILTEALESQLKYFTPLETWREDDKHRYMSLLSDIAECNNNQLTRKAIEKFPQELDLQSMPLNSTTTALLCKVLSRQKKTLNKVYLIGCLSAPDDTQQVISAIMKMPGRIRVLWLGGSILSELPPISFFAKIKEELWMWNCFAAPDDGTRKKKRHVNKDESSQIQEMLNQLNNPLLEVYLGFDDDNVPIILRSQT; encoded by the exons ATGTCAATGCCAGAAGAACCGAGTTTGTCTGAAGATAAATCTAAACCTGTACAAGCTGATGGCgatggaaatattttatcagGTGGAAGAGGGGAACAACCGGGAACATCACGTGCTG atCCAGTAACTGCAGAAGGAGGAAGTAGGAACTCGCAAACAATGGGAAGTGCTGAATCCTCTCAGGGTGTTGTTAATACAATGCGTCCAGACTTGATTGAGCTTGCAAGCAAAGTAGCTGAAAGCagagttg GACCAGTTACGATAATCAATGCTCCTCGAATTTATCATCACGATGGAAGACAATACCAAGACAACAGAGAATATAAGCAGACGGACATCAGTGATTCAGATG ACCAATCTAAATTGACAGAGCCAAAACAACCAGCTGCAGTTCCAACTGAACACACGGGATCACCCCACGCCAGTTCAATAGAAACTGGTCAGGCCATAACCGCAG GTGAACAAGCCATCAAAGCTCTTAAAGATTACAAAAAGAAGTATGAGGATGAAGAGGATGTTCACTTCGAAGTGtcctttaaaaatgttaatccTTCCCCGATTCCCAGAGTATATCCCCGGTTGGTGAAGGAGGACATTTATACGATGCAGAGCTCTATGTTGGATATTTATGTTCCGTCAAAAAAGAAAGTCCAGCAGCAGCAGAAAGATTTCAATCTAGGCcaggaaatatttttcaacaaacttattgaagaaagaaaagaacaTCGGTTTATTCTGGTGGTGGGGAATCCCGGATCTGGAAAGACGGTTGCCTACAAACGTTTGTCCAAACAATGTGATAAATTTCCACATCACATCTGCCTGAATACTAGATTTATTGACATTGACTATGGTGATGATGATAAACTCTCACTTCGTGAACTTCTCATAGACCGACCATATTCAGAACTTCCTAAAGTAACCAGGAATTTGATCTGGGATTGGGTCCTTGCAAATCAAGATAAGTGCATGCTGCTGATCGATGCACTCGACCAGGTAAACTGGAATCTGCCTCCAACGCTTCCAAAGTTTGATCTTGAGCAAAAAATGAGTGCATGTGGACTGGTTGCGAGTGTGTGGAATGGAAACTTTTTGAaagatgtttttgttgttgccaCTTCACGGCCTCACGCAGCTCTTTCCATCCCCAAAGCAATGCGACCAAACGCCACATATTATCTTCAAGATTTGCTTCCTGAAGATGCAAAGATGCTATTTCGCTGTTACATTAAAGCAAAAGATGACAATCTATGGAATAAAATCAAGTCAGATGCCCCTCAACTGCACAGCTTCTGCCTCAGTCCACTCATTCTCCAATTTGTGGCAAGAGCATGCATTACTGAGTCTGGGATCCCTGTTGCGGGTCTGATTTCGATCACTAGAGTTTACATCACTGCTCTGTCCGACCTCCAGCACTGCAGCAATTTCAGACAACGAGGTTTGAGACAAAACATGCAACGAATGGCTAAAGTGGCGTTTGATGCGACAAGAGATTCGACCGTGGTGATTAGTGAACGAAGGCTTGTACAGGAAGGGTTAGACGTAGACACTGTGCAGGATCTAGTGATTGTGTTTCACAACCGCAAAGGTGCAAGCGCGAAGATTATGAAAGGAGAAAGGAAGTTGCATTTCACCCATCAGACCGTACAGGAGTGTTTCGCCGCTCTTCACATCTTGCAGGGCATGAGTGTCATCGAATTCCAAGATTTTGCCGaaagtatttttttcttgGATCATTGGTCGATGGTGAGACAGTTCACGTGCGGGGTCATGCTGGACATCGCTTTGAAAAAAG ATGATGAAGATTTGGAATGGATTTACGAAAATGATGAAGATCTTCAAATTACTGCAG ATTTGGAGAAAAAGAGCAGAATATTGACTGAAGCACTAGAGTCACAACTGAAGTATTTCACTCCATTAGAGACGTGGAGAGAAG aCGACAAGCACAGATATATGTCGCTCTTGTCTGACATAGCTGAGTGCAACAACAATCAATTGACTAGAAAAGCGATTGAAAAATTTCCCCAAGAATTGGACCTGCAGTCGATGCCTTTGAATTCTACCACTACCGCCCTCTTGTGTAAAGTTTTATCTCGGCAGAAGAAAACGTTAAACAAGGTTTATTTGATCGGTTGTCTCTCTGCACCTGATGATACGCAACAAGTGATTTCTGCAATTATGAAAATGCCTGGAAGG ATTCGAGTGCTGTGGCTTGGTGGCAGTATTCTTTCAGAGCTTCCTCCAATTTCATTCTTTGCAAAAATCAAAGAGGAACTTTGGATGTGGAATTGTTTCGCTGCACCTGATGATGGAACAAGGAAAAAAAAGCGACATGTAAACAAAGATGAATCATCTCAAATTCAAGAGATGTTAAATCAGTTGAATAATCCG CTATTAGAGGTCTACCTTGGCTTTGACGACGATAACGTTCCAATTATACTCCGATCACAGACGTAA
- the LOC143465144 gene encoding uncharacterized protein LOC143465144 yields the protein MEVSSSKHSTEEELKLTKELRKNCDNKGKEKNPFKSASIFHQMALIYWERSKQVHYMTRKLHLIRSATLFNAALSRHSSNGELEKDLQKFCADLLKCANAKNFDVDLLGITKNVEKLISKMRKEAKKDLQALTNISYDVKKDEQRKLEIQKIEKMKTVQIKITQMYNNMMKFIAEQCEITMGEPPCKYAIAGMGSLARCEITPYSDFEHIILLEEGAQEKEIYQEVLEYFRWFSVIFHVIVLNLQETIVPCVGIPSLIDESKKDGSSWFYDVHTKCGISFDGMKPYACKMPLGRIEKTEKKSWTTELIKPVSKMLRYLDSDEDLKNGYHLADILMKHCFVFGDKSIYEAFADGVRVTLHQGKNSHHETLMKQLEENLQNVDAFRSLHALRRSSQCDIKRVVYRSTTLFISALGRLHGIDEGSSFVIINQLKINKIIDDETSHLLSYAIAVSCQVRLTVYMEKESQNDNVGEDQFYDEWNNKVFTKLVGIVGERSLVNYFAIAKKFQQNLRCEEKLQDRKFSLVLEPVDKFEMLYMLQLYDRVISDWESFLQEKTQIVSFHDESWMRYRVAKSHYYKHQYSNSLHLWEWIEINSDDSVLKKEVMRYKARCLYDSGHLHETLQFIAQVRPEIESLNLSESRSYRIRTDLSFISGCCKQNLAQYHEAIKDYKQSIVYRNYIDQRDFPLKEIQRAECCYRIGWCLYKLGDYDEAINESKTSLRHGEKHNAPLNKMCECYKLLGLCHMNKGEYQKSVELFHKEIALRGQFVPREKQDSDENMKDAKINVEACQESLK from the coding sequence ATGGAAGTTTCTTCCAGCAAACATTCTACTGAGGAGGAGCTCAAATTAACAAAGGAATTGAGAAAAAACTGCGACAacaaaggaaaagaaaaaaatccgtTCAAATCGGCGTCAATTTTCCATCAAATGGCTTTGATTTATTGGGAAAGAAGCAAGCAAGTTCACTACATGACAAGAAAATTGCACTTGATAAGGAGTGCCACGCTTTTTAACGCGGCGCTATCAAGGCATTCTTCAAATGGGGAACTTGAAAAAGATCTTCAAAAGTTTTGCGCCGATTTGCTGAAATGTGCAAACGCGAAAAACTTTGATGTAGACTTACTTGGAATAACCAAGAATGTTGAAAAGCTGATCTCAAAAATGAGAAAAGAAGCCAAAAAAGACCTGCAAGCTTTAACAAACATTTCCTATGACGTCAAAAAAGatgaacaaagaaaattagaaattcagaaaattgaaaaaatgaaaacagttcaaataaaaataactcaGATGTATAACAACATGATGAAATTTATTGCTGAACAATGCGAAATCACAATGGGGGAACCACCTTGCAAATACGCGATTGCTGGAATGGGTTCTTTAGCCAGATGTGAGATCACTCCTTACTCTGACTTTGAGCATATTATCCTGTTGGAGGAAGGCGCGCAGGAGAAAGAAATTTATCAAGAAGTGTTGGAGTATTTCCGTTGGTTCTCTGTCATATTCCATGTCATCGTACTTAACTTACAGGAAACAATTGTACCGTGTGTTGGCATTCCAAGCTTAATTGATGAAAGTAAGAAAGACGGCAGCAGCTGGTTCTACGATGTCCATACAAAATGTGGAATTTCATTTGACGGTATGAAGCCATATGCCTGCAAAATGCCCCTTGGCAGGATAgaaaaaacagagaaaaagTCGTGGACAACTGAACTGATCAAACCAGTGAGTAAAATGTTGCGATATCTTGACAGCGATGAAGACCTGAAGAACGGGTATCACTTGGCAGATATCTTAATGAAACACTGCTTCGTGTTTGGAGATAAATCAATATATGAAGCATTTGCAGATGGTGTTAGAGTCACTTTACACCAGGGTAAAAATTCTCATCATGAAACATTGATGAAACAACTTGAAGAAAACCTGCAAAATGTAGATGCATTTCGGAGTCTCCATGCTCTGAGAAGATCTAGCCAATGTGACATTAAGCGAGTTGTCTATCGCAGCACAACTTTATTCATATCTGCTTTAGGTAGACTACATGGAATTGATGAAGGGTCGTCTTTCGTCATCATCAATCAACTGAAAATCAACAAGATAATTGACGATGAAACATCTCATCTTCTATCCTACGCCATTGCCGTGAGCTGTCAAGTTCGTCTGACTGTTTACATGGAAAAAGAAAGTCAAAATGATAATGTTGGTGAAGATCAGTTTTATGACGAGTGGAATAACAAAGTGTTCACCAAGCTGGTGGGAATTGTTGGAGAAAGAAGTCTCGTTAATTACTTTGCAATCGCAAAGAAGTTCCAGCAAAATCTCCGATGTGAAGAAAAACTGCAAGATCGTAAATTCTCTCTTGTTTTGGAACCGGTTGACAAGTTTGAAATGCTGTACATGCTTCAACTCTACGACCGCGTTATAAGTGACTGGGAAAgctttttacaagaaaaaacgCAAATTGTGTCATTTCACGATGAATCATGGATGCGATATCGTGTGGCTAAGTCTCATTACTACAAACATCAATACAGCAATTCACTCCACTTGTGGGAGTGGATTGAAATAAATTCTGATGACTCAGTGTTGAAAAAAGAAGTGATGAGATACAAAGCCCGGTGTTTGTATGACTCGGGCCACTTACATGAAACACTTCAGTTCATCGCACAAGTTAGACCTGAAAttgaaagtttaaatttatctGAAAGTAGAAGTTATCGGATTCGAACCGACCTGTCTTTTATTAGTGGCTgttgtaaacaaaatttagcACAGTACCACGAAGCAATTAAGGACTACAAACAATCTATTGTCTATCGAAATTATATAGACCAACGTGACTTCCCGTTGAAGGAAATACAAAGAGCAGAATGCTGCTACCGCATTGGCTGGTGTTTATACAAACTTGGCGATTATGACGAGGCAATAAATGAAAGTAAGACATCCCTTCGACATGGCGAAAAACACAACGCTCCATTAAACAAAATGTGTGAATGTTATAAATTATTAGGTTTGTGTCACATGAACAAAGGTGAATATCAAAAATCTGTTGAACTCTTTCACAAAGAAATTGCTTTGAGAGGTCAGTTTGTCCCAAGAGAGAAACAAGATTCTGATGAAAATATGAAAGATGCCAAAATCAATGTCGAAGCTTGCCAAGAAAGTTTGaagtga